GTTTCCTCTCGGACATCTTCACCACTCTGGTGGACCTGAAGTACCGCTGGTTCCTCTTTGTCTTTACCATGTGCTACATTGTTACGTGGGTGGCCTTCGCAGAGATCTATTTCCTAGACGCCTGGCTGCGGGACGACGTGGCCCACGTCCACGACCCGCAATGGCAGCCGTGCTTCGAGAACGTGGACAGTTTCATCTCCGCCCTGCTTCTGTCGGTGGAGAGCCAGAGGACCATTGGCTACGGCTCCAGATTGGTGACGGCCAACTGCATGGAGGGAGTGGTTCTCCTCATGGCCCAGTCTATCATTGGCTCAATCATTGACGCCCTCATGGTCGGCTGCATGTTCGTCAAAATCTCCAGGCCTCAGAAAAGGGCCCAGACTCTGATCTTCAGCAAACACTGTGTCATATCGGAGCGTGACGAGAAACTCTGCCTTCTCTTCCGCATTGGAGACCTGAGGGCGAGTCACATGGTGGACGCCAAGATTCGAGCCAAGCTTATTAAGTCCAGACAGACCAAGGAAGGGGAGTTCATACCGCTGGAGCAGTCCGAGATCAACCTGGGCTACGATACCGGAGGAGACAGGCTTCTGTTGGTCGAGCCTCAGACCATCACCCATGTCATCACTGAAAGCAGTCCCTTCTGGGAAATAGGGGCTGAGCGTCTGACAAGGGAGAGATTTGAGATCATCATCATTCTGGAGGGAATCGTGGAGGCATCAGGTTGGTTGGCTTTGAATGTTAGAATGTGATATCTAAAATCATTTGAacaagttttaatgtcttcatGTCTGTGACTGTAGCATAAGAGCTAGATGTGTAAAGATTAAACGTTTCATAATTGCCTTGCTGTGCTGTCTCCTTTGTGTTGTAGGTATGACATGCCAAGCCAGAACCTCTTATACTGAGGAGGAGATTCTGTGGGGCCACAGATTTGAATCCTGCATGTCTCTGGAAAAAGGGTCTTACCGGGTGGACCATAGTGTATTTGATAAAACCTTCCCAGTACATACCCTCACCCTTAGTGCTAAAGAGAAGAGTGATGAAAAAGAAGACGAGGTCCTATTTTAGATCAGGACTATACACACTGAGCAAACAGCCCTTGTATTAATGGAATTTCAAGGCCCATACTTGTGAATGCCTAGGTTTCCCTCCTTAAAATGAACTTTCCTGTTGTCTCTAATATTGTGGACAAACATTCTCCAAGAATTACACATTGACATGCTAAtctacagtgcgttcggaaagtattcagaccccttgactttttccacattttgttacgtaacagccttattctaaaatttattttaaaaatgttttccctcaatctacacacactaccccataatgacaaaaaaaaattgtacatttgtaaatatcacatttacataagtattcagaccctttactcagtactttgttgaagtaccaaaagattacagcctagagtcttcttgggtatgacgctacaagcttggcacacctgtatttggggagtttctcccattcttctctgcgtatcctctcaagctctgtcaggttggatggagagcgtcgcagcatagctattttcaggtatctccagagatgttcgatcggtttcaagttcggggtctggctgggccattcaaagacattcagagacttgtcccgaagccactcctgagttgtcttggctgtgtgcttagggtcgttgtcctgttggaaggtgaaccttcaccccagtctgaggtcctgagaggtatggagcaggttttcatcaaggatctctctgtactttgcaccgttcatctttccctcgatcctgactagtctcccagtccctgctgctgaaaaacatccccacagcataatgctgccaccaccatgcttcactgtagggatggtgccaggtttcttccagacgtgacgcttggcattcaggccaaagagtttaatcttggttttcaaggcccttctcccctgattgctcagtttggccgggcggccagctccaggaagagtatTGGTGTTATCCAATTCTTaactttaagaatgatggaagccactgtgttcttggggaccttcaatgctgcagaaaggttttggtacccttccctagatctgtgccttcgacacaatcctgtctcggagctctacgcacaattcctttgatttcatggcttggtttttgctctgacatgcaatgtcaactgtgggaacttatataggcaggtgtgtgcctttacaaatcatgtcgcgggtggactccaaccaagttatagaaacatctcaaggatgatcaatggaaacaggatgcacctgagctcaatttcgagtctcatagcaaagggtctgaatagttatgtgttttatttttaataaatttctaaaaacctgttttcgctctgtcatggggtattgtgtgtagatggatgatatttttttatttaatcaattttagaataatgttataacgtaacaaaatgtagaaaaagggaaggggtctgaataccttccgaatacactgtacacCCTTAACCAGAATTTGAACTTTGTTGAGTGACAGCATTCATGTGGGTGATTTACAAAGAAGTTATCCAATCCTGGTTAAGTGTAGAAATGAGTATGCAGCCATGACTCCATGCTTTGTTAGTTTACAATACTGTTTATTTATCTGTGTGTCTAGTTTATGGTTTATAATGGATAGTTGTAGTTATGTGTTAACTGCTACCTCCTAAATCATAGAATTATGGCGCCAATCACTACAGGGGTTGCTCCTGCTCCCCTCTTGTTTTTGtcagttttgttgttgttttgaaggCTTGTTACATCTTCAGTCTGTTTGTTTTAAATCACAATGTGCTAAGTACTGCACAAATATTGTGTTCCTTATTTGTAGTCAAGTGTATTTTCATGGTGATTATGAATGCATGATGATGTAGTGATATGGCCACTATGATTCAAAATGTGATACATTTGAAGGATGTCAGTGTCGTTAATCTGTTTCTATATTATATGTACTCTATCCTTGATGCAAATGCATTACACATATCAGTCCTATACAGTGCCTTGAAATGTGTTCTCCCACAGAGTTTTCAAATATGGTTGCCTTTTGACACATTAAACTTGGATTTTTGTCCTTTCACATAAAGGGACTCGTGATTTATAGTTTATAATAGGTTCCAGCTCTGTATATCCAAGAAAAAGTTGTGAAATACGCCAAACGCTGCTTTTATCACATAAATGGCACTCCCTTTGAGAGTACAACTCTACTCCAATTATCTACTGTAGTTGCTGATTTATCAATAGATTAGAATAGATCATTTATTGTCAATTGGATTCGAACATACTCTTTTTTTCTAACACACTCCCAGTCCAGACATgcacagggtcagtcagtcatggTGCAGCACCCCTGGTTGGAGAGCCatttgccttgctcaagggcacaacagtaGTGATTCATAGCTGGCATCAGACCAGCAGCCCTCCAATTTCCTATTTTTGTTGCACGTAGCAACATTATTTGTTGGTAAGACAACTGACAACTGAACAATACCAtgatgttggggcggcaggtagcctagtggttcgagcgttggactagtaaccgataGGTTgccagatcaaatccccgagctgacaaggtaaaaatctgttgttctgcccctgaacaagttcctaggccgtcattgaaaataagaatttgttcttaactgacttgcctagttaaataaaggtaaatgtAACTTGACATGCTATGGACCATGGTATTGTTCAGTATTGCTTTTTTGGTTCAGTATAACTTCTACTCAAAATGCATTTCCACTCTCAAGTCATGATATTAGTCCTTTCACATAAGGGGAAGCATTATTTGGTAGTTGGAAGTTTTGGAAATATTTCTGCCCTAGTCTAGACAAGGGGTTCCTAAACTTCTTCACTCAGGCCCCCTTTCCAGCATTGAGGAATCTCGTGCGTgtgtatttctatgggcacaagcactgttcatgacacaaactgttcacatccCTCTTGTTGgagacatttttgcagttttaaagctcattttcttgcaattctataaatTTTGTCATGTCTGTGTATTCGAGTAaatcaaacattacaacaaaacctaggttaaaaaaaaaacattcgctgacatgggctagttgatctggacatttctgacaagttatagaTGGGTATGTAATGACTAACATGACAACAGGAAAACTGaagatgcactacccaatttcgaaattgcaccttgtgcattctactaagccctttttgccctcagaacagcctttacaccccccccccccccaattgaaaaataataataatcaaagcttgataatGAGTTGGTTATTTCAGTCGGCTGTggagtgctagggcaaaaaaccaaaacgtgcatccTGGGGGggggtaaacaacaggacaggaccgagtttgggaaaccctcgTCTAGGCTGGGCGTATAACGAAGTGGAACGCAGATTTGATTGGTTATTGTGAGCGGGCTTCTTCAACCTGCACACAGCCCTGAAGGATTTTGGTGCTAGCCAGCCAGCTGTTCTCCAACTATGGCATCTTTCGTGACAGAAGTCCTTGCTAGTTCTGGTAAACTTGAAAAAGAAGATCTCAATGGTAAAATAAGCAAGCTGTCACGGAAAGTTGAAGAAACTAAGGTAAGCAAGCgatttagctaacgttacctagcccGCGAAATAATCAAAACATTCGGCTAACTTTTACACAAAGCTATCTAGCTCATTGTATATAACATGTGATTTTACCGTTCGAACTCGTTTAAAACTTTTGGTTTCATCGTTCGAAACGGTCTTACTAAATTGCTATGCTAGCTAGCCTCATCTAGCTAACTACCCCGATTGGCTGTCTTAACTAACTAATGTTAgcctagctaactaacgttagctgctaGCCAATTGCTAACTATCGTTAGCTAGATGCCAACAGCCTTATTGGTGGCAGCTAGGTGTCCCATTGTGTGGTGAACAACATTACATTAGCGCGAACAACATAGTGGAAATTCTGGAATCGGCGGGttgtcttcaaaataaaagtccccatTGAAACCGATGCAAACGTATAAAAATAATCGAATCATGCCACATTTGACCCTTCGCTAAGCCCCGCCCCAGAATATTTGGAAACCAATCGCAGCGCTGCAATGGATAGAAACTGTCATCCAGTCCAACACTTCCGAAGTCGTGCACAGTCAACTCCGACTACTGTGGTTGCTGTCAACTCCTGCTCGACTCCCAAAACACGCTAAAATGAATACGCACACATATACACTCCACGTCATTATTGCAGAATCCTACTCGTAAGACTACGTTTGCGTTTTAGAGTACTGACATGAGCACGATGTTGCTCAGTAACTTAGCCTATAAAAGGCCTATTTTGACTATATGTGATGTGTAGGAACTATAATATTTTTCTACGCAGATGAGCCTATTCTTTGCCATATTATAGCCCTATTCAGATGGGTAGGCTATTACTAGAGAGGTTGGTTTTGTAATTGTTATCCAAATATGTGTGTTATTCCAGAGGACGATTCACACAGGATTCAGTTTTTCCAAACTGCCTCGTCATTAATTTTTTCAAGTTGGATTGACTCTTATGACAGAAGCCTGGGTTTTATTGTATGCGTGAATATATTTCAATGTCCTGTCTAGACTACACTGGTAACTCGTAATTTGCTGCCAAATGTATAGGTGTCCCCATAATATTTAAATtgaagtgtgatcataatcaCTATTTTACCGATACATGGTAGGTCCTTCCTAATAACAATGCTGCTGAACCATATTTGCACTTGAGATGCGTTTTGTGGATGAGAAAGTGTATTTGTCATTTCCAAAACGTTTAGCGGATGCCTTGCTTTGATTATTTGCCtaggacagggctctccaaccctgttcgtggataactaccatcatgtaggttttcactccaaccataATCTAGCTCATCTGAttcaataattagctggttgataaactgaatcaggttagttacaacgggttggagcaaaaacctacaggaaggtagctctcatgaacagggttggagaaccctgACCTAGGACATCAACAGCCACCCACTCGAACTGTCCCATAGTACTGAACGTGTccggacgagacagacaggcagcttttctcagcgttgaaatcatgaatcagctggcataattttttaGGGATAtatactgtaacgaccctgggtttataaacgcggatatcgactctgcagcttgagcatgcttttggggcacagtcgatagcTCGCTGGACtttgggctagaaggtcgagggttcgaggcctgctccctgcctgtttcattacaatacaaacacatttaaatgcagctagtttgctgtctttccaacttcagtttgaagtgattgtgttggcTAGACAGATCCTCTGAAC
The sequence above is a segment of the Salvelinus alpinus chromosome 1, SLU_Salpinus.1, whole genome shotgun sequence genome. Coding sequences within it:
- the LOC139530868 gene encoding G protein-activated inward rectifier potassium channel 4-like; protein product: MAVKMLHSRRASLFPSTNNIPALPPHPVPSASPQSHPKSPASHRVVAGLISREVDTGQYIIPTEEPEEPATAHHAHRRRHLKRFSSRWYSGAPSGGPFDSTHSPNQGTSGENKPHKPRCKLLGEGRSNYGTANKQRQRYVTKDGKCQVNLGPIEDKSRFLSDIFTTLVDLKYRWFLFVFTMCYIVTWVAFAEIYFLDAWLRDDVAHVHDPQWQPCFENVDSFISALLLSVESQRTIGYGSRLVTANCMEGVVLLMAQSIIGSIIDALMVGCMFVKISRPQKRAQTLIFSKHCVISERDEKLCLLFRIGDLRASHMVDAKIRAKLIKSRQTKEGEFIPLEQSEINLGYDTGGDRLLLVEPQTITHVITESSPFWEIGAERLTRERFEIIIILEGIVEASGMTCQARTSYTEEEILWGHRFESCMSLEKGSYRVDHSVFDKTFPVHTLTLSAKEKSDEKEDEVLF